From Aurantimicrobium sp. INA4, one genomic window encodes:
- the nusA gene encoding transcription termination factor NusA: MDIDLRVLKLMESEKGIPFDELVEIIEAAILTAYQKHVIQSEPRVAPVKPAKDDDDAPRPARVPVELPEARVELDRKTGIVTIYVPEKDEEGVVIGEAVATPDDFGRIAAFAAKQVINQRLRDLADDAVIGEFKGREGDIVSGVIQQGQNPKMVFIDLGTVEAVMPPEEQVPGEDYTHGNRIRVYVTAVNRGAKGPQVTVSRTHPQLVRKLFTMEVPEIQSGLVEIVALAREAGHRTKIAVKATDPAINAKGACIGELGRRVRAVTEELNDEKIDIVDYSADLPTFVTNALSPAKVSSAFILDAASKAVRALVPDYQLSLAIGKEGQNARLAAKLTGAKIDIQPDSVMDED, translated from the coding sequence GTGGACATCGATCTCAGAGTTCTCAAGCTCATGGAATCAGAGAAGGGTATTCCCTTCGATGAGTTGGTCGAAATTATCGAAGCAGCCATCCTCACCGCATATCAGAAGCACGTTATTCAGTCGGAGCCTCGTGTTGCACCTGTGAAGCCTGCTAAGGATGACGACGATGCACCTCGCCCCGCGCGAGTTCCTGTCGAGCTTCCTGAAGCACGCGTTGAACTAGACCGCAAGACCGGTATTGTCACCATTTACGTTCCAGAAAAGGACGAAGAGGGTGTAGTTATCGGTGAAGCCGTGGCAACTCCAGATGACTTTGGCCGTATCGCAGCCTTTGCGGCAAAGCAGGTCATTAACCAGCGGCTACGTGACTTAGCTGATGATGCAGTCATTGGTGAATTCAAGGGTCGTGAAGGCGACATTGTTTCGGGCGTGATTCAGCAGGGACAAAACCCCAAGATGGTATTCATCGATTTGGGCACGGTTGAAGCTGTGATGCCACCTGAAGAGCAGGTTCCTGGTGAGGATTACACACACGGAAACCGTATTCGTGTCTACGTCACTGCAGTCAACCGCGGTGCTAAAGGCCCACAGGTAACTGTCTCCCGCACGCACCCTCAGCTCGTGCGCAAGCTGTTCACCATGGAAGTTCCAGAGATTCAAAGCGGACTAGTTGAAATTGTTGCGCTCGCTCGTGAAGCAGGCCACCGCACCAAGATTGCGGTCAAGGCAACCGATCCAGCAATCAACGCTAAGGGCGCCTGCATTGGTGAACTGGGTCGTCGTGTCCGCGCGGTGACGGAAGAACTCAACGATGAAAAGATTGACATCGTTGATTACTCAGCAGATTTGCCCACCTTCGTGACGAATGCTCTGTCACCTGCAAAGGTGTCCAGCGCATTCATCTTGGATGCGGCTTCTAAGGCAGTTCGTGCCCTCGTTCCTGACTACCAGCTCTCGCTAGCTATTGGTAAGGAAGGTCAGAACGCTCGCCTGGCAGCGAAGCTCACTGGAGCCAAGATCGACATCCAGCCTGACTCCGTTATGGACGAAGACTAG
- a CDS encoding carotenoid biosynthesis protein, whose protein sequence is MTSATRSTIRGSRGLWILLALSFAAAFVPAGTPGSITLVVGFMPVIFSLWHFIRWAGAATAWLSFLAVVLVSFTGEAIGVATGLVFGNYYYPDGPLGPLLLGVPPLIQFQYFAMAYAALMVARSIGGVLTTAARGWLLVGVSAMAAFAMTLLDLASDPWHATVLQQWIWRDGGSYFGVPIHNFFGWFFETLVFLLIIQAMLNRTKALATIAEPKPRGFWLQGVLLYGTFPFTIALTPLVQGSAFDHDALVIADAMVGVALFAVVPLWLAALLSLRNIKAQSG, encoded by the coding sequence ATGACCTCAGCAACTCGTTCCACAATTCGCGGCTCACGTGGCCTCTGGATTCTTCTTGCGCTCTCCTTCGCGGCAGCTTTTGTCCCCGCGGGCACCCCGGGAAGCATCACACTGGTCGTGGGGTTTATGCCCGTCATTTTTTCGCTGTGGCATTTCATCCGCTGGGCCGGCGCTGCAACAGCCTGGCTTTCATTTCTTGCTGTTGTGCTCGTGAGCTTCACCGGTGAAGCAATTGGTGTTGCCACTGGATTAGTTTTTGGAAACTACTACTACCCGGATGGGCCTCTGGGTCCCCTCCTGTTGGGCGTTCCTCCGCTTATCCAATTCCAATACTTCGCCATGGCATATGCCGCACTCATGGTGGCCAGATCAATCGGTGGCGTCCTGACGACAGCCGCCAGAGGGTGGCTTCTCGTGGGAGTATCCGCCATGGCAGCCTTTGCTATGACACTTCTGGATCTGGCAAGTGATCCCTGGCATGCCACCGTGCTACAACAGTGGATTTGGCGAGATGGCGGTTCCTACTTTGGCGTTCCCATTCACAACTTCTTTGGATGGTTCTTCGAAACCTTGGTATTCCTGTTGATTATTCAGGCAATGCTCAATCGCACAAAAGCACTGGCCACCATAGCCGAACCCAAACCTCGAGGATTCTGGCTGCAAGGCGTCTTGCTCTATGGAACATTCCCCTTCACTATTGCGTTGACGCCGCTGGTTCAAGGTTCTGCCTTTGACCATGATGCACTTGTGATTGCTGATGCCATGGTTGGTGTTGCCCTCTTTGCCGTCGTGCCGTTGTGGCTTGCCGCACTGTTGAGTTTGCGGAACATCAAAGCTCAAAGCGGCTAA
- the truB gene encoding tRNA pseudouridine(55) synthase TruB codes for MPSTSASAPNSILLVDKPQGFTSHDAVARVRRLAGTRKVGHAGTLDPMATGLLIMGLGPSTRLLTYIVGLSKEYLATIRLGSSSTTDDAEGELLGFAPQAQLSKVTEEEILAGVHSLTGEIEQVPSSVSAIKVNGKRAYDLARAGESVELKARQVTIYSFEVNNIEFGQDDAGNGFIDVQVRVECSSGTYIRALARDLGFKLGVGGHLTALRRTRIGDFHVMDAVDIEMMEGAPRLQKPSDVARRIFPAIDLNETQALELSQGKRVLLEGYPDSAEPVAAIGPQDRLIGLITVKKNLSRVVVNFPTETESS; via the coding sequence ATGCCATCCACATCGGCTTCCGCCCCCAACAGCATCTTGTTAGTCGACAAGCCTCAAGGTTTCACCAGTCATGATGCGGTTGCTCGTGTTCGCCGCTTAGCCGGGACTCGAAAGGTCGGCCATGCGGGAACGTTAGATCCCATGGCTACCGGACTACTCATCATGGGGCTTGGTCCCTCTACTCGGCTTCTGACTTACATCGTCGGTCTGAGTAAGGAATATTTAGCCACCATTCGCTTGGGTTCCTCTAGCACTACAGACGATGCCGAAGGGGAGCTTCTCGGCTTTGCCCCGCAGGCTCAACTGAGCAAGGTCACCGAGGAAGAAATTCTTGCCGGAGTTCACTCGCTAACCGGAGAAATTGAGCAGGTACCTAGTTCGGTCAGTGCGATCAAAGTTAACGGAAAACGCGCCTATGACCTTGCCCGCGCAGGGGAGAGTGTTGAACTTAAGGCTCGTCAAGTCACGATCTACTCCTTCGAAGTCAACAACATTGAGTTCGGCCAAGATGACGCTGGGAACGGTTTCATCGATGTTCAGGTTCGAGTCGAATGTTCCTCAGGAACATATATTCGTGCCCTTGCTCGTGACCTTGGTTTCAAGTTGGGAGTCGGGGGGCATCTCACAGCGTTGCGCAGAACGCGCATCGGTGACTTCCACGTGATGGATGCTGTCGATATTGAGATGATGGAAGGTGCTCCGCGGTTACAGAAGCCTTCCGATGTTGCACGAAGGATTTTTCCCGCAATTGACCTGAATGAGACCCAAGCTCTCGAACTGAGCCAAGGAAAGAGAGTTCTTCTTGAAGGCTACCCAGATAGTGCAGAGCCGGTCGCAGCGATAGGCCCACAAGATAGGCTGATTGGGCTGATTACGGTGAAGAAAAACCTCTCCCGCGTTGTCGTCAATTTCCCTACCGAAACGGAAAGTTCCTAG
- a CDS encoding YlxR family protein, translating into MEPVRTCIGCRQRSEKSALLRVIEVDGRVEPDLSGSAPGRGAWLHPTPECCNDAVKRRAFGRALRAEITNTDTITQRLNG; encoded by the coding sequence ATGGAACCTGTAAGGACGTGCATCGGCTGCCGTCAACGATCTGAGAAGTCCGCTTTGTTGCGGGTTATCGAAGTTGATGGCCGTGTTGAACCTGATTTATCTGGCTCAGCACCAGGTCGCGGTGCGTGGCTACACCCCACACCAGAGTGTTGCAATGATGCAGTGAAGCGCCGGGCTTTTGGCCGTGCACTTCGCGCAGAAATTACTAACACTGACACCATCACACAAAGGCTGAACGGCTAA
- the rbfA gene encoding 30S ribosome-binding factor RbfA: MVDHARARKLGELIKVIVAEALERGIITDTRLGFVTITDVRMTGDLQHASIFYTVYGTDEEREETAAALKANTGRIRGEVGRGLTVRLTPTIEFILDALPDTAKSIDDLLAKAHAQDEEVEALAKKAQYAGEKDPYIKPREADEA; the protein is encoded by the coding sequence ATGGTTGATCACGCAAGAGCACGTAAACTCGGCGAACTGATTAAGGTCATCGTCGCTGAAGCACTCGAGCGCGGCATCATTACTGATACGCGTCTCGGTTTTGTCACCATCACCGACGTGCGCATGACCGGCGACCTGCAACACGCCTCCATCTTCTACACCGTCTATGGCACGGATGAAGAGCGTGAAGAGACTGCTGCAGCGTTGAAGGCAAACACTGGTCGCATCCGCGGCGAGGTTGGCCGAGGTCTGACTGTTCGTCTTACCCCAACTATTGAATTCATTCTGGATGCACTTCCTGACACAGCAAAGTCCATCGATGACTTGCTGGCTAAGGCACATGCGCAAGATGAAGAAGTTGAGGCCCTCGCAAAGAAAGCTCAGTACGCCGGCGAGAAGGATCCCTACATCAAACCTCGTGAAGCTGACGAAGCGTAG
- a CDS encoding 2TM domain-containing protein, producing MKDEELREVARKQLKKKADFKQYLWVWLAVSILLTGVWFLTSPGEYFWPIWAIFGMGIGALFTGIDAYSKNPKIITDSQIDAEVERLKKK from the coding sequence ATGAAAGATGAAGAACTTCGCGAAGTTGCTCGCAAACAACTGAAGAAAAAGGCCGATTTCAAGCAATACCTGTGGGTATGGCTCGCCGTTTCCATTCTCCTCACCGGAGTGTGGTTCCTCACCTCACCCGGAGAATATTTTTGGCCTATATGGGCCATCTTTGGCATGGGTATTGGGGCGCTGTTCACCGGCATTGACGCCTATTCCAAGAACCCGAAGATCATAACTGATTCACAGATTGATGCTGAAGTAGAGCGCCTGAAGAAAAAGTAG
- a CDS encoding MFS transporter — MSITDYRAIQRRSLRVLAAGQILGGLGMGAAFSLGSLLTAEVGGSPAYAGLSATMSTLGTALFAIPLARLAGRVGRRYALATGGAIGLVGAVMVIVAAGMSNLPLLLVSMLTLGAGGAVNLQTRFAAADLARAETRARDLSLVVWATTIGIVAGPNLVGPGDALGDSLGLPLFTGAFAIAAFAQLCSAVLFLTALRPDPLLLAKQRAIDEGVPAPAARRGFGVAVKILAETPAGAVAVFTLAMSHATMVAVMAMTPVHLALHDVVLPMIGLVISLHTAGMYAFSPVFGWLADRIGRTTTILIGQVILFSSLVVNFSAPDSVGAVTIALVLLGLGWSASTVSASALLTESVAAENRTTVQGFSDSVMSFAGAGGGALAGLVLAAVGYGLLNVWVMCLVGLVAVSVLLLGWRNKSVRTA, encoded by the coding sequence GTGAGCATCACCGACTATCGAGCAATTCAACGCCGCTCGTTGCGTGTATTGGCCGCCGGCCAAATACTCGGTGGGCTAGGAATGGGTGCAGCCTTTTCCTTAGGCTCATTGCTCACCGCGGAAGTTGGTGGCTCTCCTGCTTATGCTGGCCTTTCAGCCACCATGTCCACACTCGGCACTGCTCTATTTGCTATTCCTCTGGCTCGTTTAGCTGGTCGCGTGGGCCGACGTTATGCGCTGGCTACAGGTGGAGCCATTGGTCTGGTCGGAGCCGTGATGGTGATTGTCGCTGCCGGTATGTCGAACTTACCTCTGTTGTTGGTGAGCATGTTGACCCTTGGAGCCGGTGGAGCTGTAAATCTGCAGACTCGCTTCGCGGCTGCAGATTTAGCAAGGGCCGAAACCCGAGCTCGTGATCTCTCCCTGGTGGTGTGGGCTACAACAATTGGCATTGTTGCCGGGCCTAACCTGGTTGGCCCCGGAGATGCTTTAGGGGACTCCCTGGGATTGCCATTGTTTACCGGTGCATTCGCCATCGCAGCCTTTGCGCAACTATGTTCGGCTGTTCTTTTCCTAACTGCTCTACGTCCAGACCCGCTGCTTCTTGCTAAACAACGCGCTATTGACGAGGGCGTTCCCGCTCCTGCGGCACGCAGAGGTTTTGGCGTTGCCGTGAAAATCTTGGCAGAGACTCCCGCCGGTGCAGTTGCCGTGTTTACCCTCGCAATGAGCCACGCCACGATGGTTGCTGTGATGGCCATGACCCCGGTTCACTTGGCTTTGCACGATGTGGTCCTTCCGATGATTGGGTTGGTAATCAGTCTGCATACCGCTGGAATGTATGCGTTTTCACCGGTATTCGGATGGCTTGCCGACCGTATAGGTCGCACCACAACCATCTTGATTGGCCAAGTAATTCTTTTCTCTTCATTGGTTGTGAACTTTTCCGCGCCAGATTCTGTCGGTGCTGTCACTATTGCGCTGGTGCTGTTAGGTCTGGGCTGGTCTGCCTCAACTGTTTCCGCCAGCGCGTTATTGACTGAATCTGTTGCGGCAGAAAATCGAACGACAGTTCAAGGTTTCTCTGACTCGGTGATGAGTTTTGCTGGTGCTGGCGGAGGAGCACTTGCTGGTCTTGTCCTTGCTGCTGTTGGATATGGTCTGCTAAACGTGTGGGTGATGTGCCTAGTTGGGCTGGTCGCTGTTTCGGTCCTCCTGTTGGGCTGGCGCAACAAGAGCGTGCGCACCGCTTAA
- a CDS encoding proline--tRNA ligase: MPTRLSHLFLRTLREDPSEAEVTSHKLLLRAGYIRRQAPGVFAWLPLGLRVKANIEKIIREEMTAAGAQEVHFPALLPKEPYEITGRWTEYGDGIFRLKDRKEADYLLAPTHEEVFTLLVKDLYNSYKDLPVCLYQIQDKYRDEARPRAGLLRGREFTMKDAYSFDISDEGLAQSYQAQRDAYERIFTRLGLDYVIVKADAGAMGGSRSEEFLHPTEVGEDSFVRSAGGYAANIEAFTTVVPASLPIEGQPAARVFDSPNTPTIDSLVDHLNEHEPREDGRSWNAADTLKNVVLALTHLDGRRELISIGLPGDREVELARVEVAFSPAAVEAATEEDFAKNKALVKGYIGPWSEHGPVLGEKGSSKIRYFVDPRVVDGTAWVTGANVDQKHVLNVVAGRDFIADGVVEASDVRDGDPAPDGSGPVEIARGMEIGHVFQLGRKYAEALGLKVLDENGKLVTVTMGSYGIGVTRILAVIAETNNDDKGLIWPENVSPFDIHVIATGKDDEVFEAAEKLVAELEGARYEVLYDDRPKVSPGVKFGDAELIGVPKIVIVGKGLSDGVVELWDRRTNERTSVPVGDVLSHL, encoded by the coding sequence GTGCCTACACGTCTATCTCACCTGTTCCTGCGTACTCTGCGCGAAGACCCTTCTGAAGCTGAAGTAACTAGCCACAAGCTTTTACTCCGTGCTGGATACATTCGCCGACAAGCTCCTGGTGTTTTTGCATGGTTGCCGCTGGGACTTCGCGTGAAGGCCAACATTGAGAAGATCATCCGTGAAGAGATGACGGCAGCTGGAGCACAGGAAGTTCACTTCCCTGCGCTGCTGCCTAAAGAGCCTTATGAGATCACCGGTCGCTGGACCGAATATGGTGATGGAATCTTCCGTCTCAAGGACCGTAAAGAAGCTGACTATCTACTTGCTCCTACGCACGAAGAAGTCTTTACCCTCCTGGTGAAGGACTTATACAACTCTTACAAAGACTTGCCAGTGTGCCTGTACCAAATTCAGGACAAGTACCGTGATGAGGCACGTCCACGTGCAGGTCTGCTGCGTGGACGCGAATTCACCATGAAAGACGCCTACTCCTTCGATATCTCTGATGAAGGACTGGCGCAAAGCTACCAAGCTCAACGTGATGCGTATGAGCGCATCTTTACCCGTCTTGGCCTGGACTACGTCATTGTGAAGGCGGACGCAGGGGCCATGGGTGGTTCACGTTCGGAAGAATTCCTTCACCCCACTGAGGTTGGTGAGGACTCCTTTGTGCGCAGCGCGGGTGGATACGCCGCCAATATTGAGGCGTTTACAACTGTCGTCCCTGCATCACTCCCCATCGAGGGCCAGCCTGCTGCTCGGGTATTTGATTCACCAAACACGCCTACGATCGACTCGTTGGTTGATCACCTCAATGAGCACGAGCCTCGTGAAGATGGTCGCAGCTGGAACGCGGCAGATACCCTCAAGAACGTCGTGCTGGCACTAACCCACCTTGATGGCAGGCGTGAACTGATCTCTATTGGTTTGCCAGGAGACCGCGAAGTAGAGCTTGCCCGCGTTGAAGTGGCTTTCTCACCTGCGGCAGTTGAAGCAGCAACGGAAGAAGATTTCGCCAAGAACAAGGCTCTGGTTAAGGGATACATCGGCCCCTGGTCAGAACATGGTCCCGTTCTGGGAGAAAAGGGAAGCAGCAAGATTCGCTACTTCGTTGACCCTCGTGTTGTTGATGGAACCGCGTGGGTTACCGGCGCCAATGTTGATCAAAAGCACGTGCTCAATGTTGTCGCTGGTCGCGATTTCATCGCAGATGGTGTTGTGGAAGCCTCGGATGTTCGCGATGGTGATCCAGCTCCTGACGGTTCAGGACCTGTTGAGATTGCACGCGGTATGGAAATCGGTCACGTATTCCAGCTGGGACGCAAGTATGCCGAAGCACTTGGCCTGAAGGTGCTTGATGAAAACGGCAAGCTCGTTACCGTCACCATGGGGTCTTATGGAATTGGCGTCACACGTATCCTTGCCGTGATTGCCGAGACCAACAACGACGACAAGGGCTTGATCTGGCCAGAAAACGTCTCACCATTCGACATTCACGTCATCGCCACTGGTAAAGATGATGAGGTATTCGAAGCCGCAGAGAAGCTGGTTGCTGAGCTTGAAGGAGCGCGCTACGAGGTTCTCTATGACGACAGACCTAAGGTTTCACCCGGAGTGAAGTTTGGTGATGCTGAACTGATCGGTGTGCCCAAGATTGTGATTGTGGGTAAGGGATTATCAGACGGCGTGGTTGAGCTCTGGGATCGTCGCACCAACGAGCGCACCAGCGTCCCAGTCGGAGACGTACTTTCTCACCTCTAA
- a CDS encoding A/G-specific adenine glycosylase, with the protein MQQEIIDWFEAEGRDLPWRQPGFTPWGSLVSEFMLQQTPVARVIPKLEEFLTRWPTPAALAASPSGDAVRAWANLGYPRRALWLHQCAVTIVEKFNGEVPRNVEDLLSLPGVGPYTARAVAVFAFGAHEPVVDTNIRRVIARHNQGNADQGPPSTKRDLEAMTALLPSPDNSPAFNAGIMELGALVCTARNPRCDVCPIAHTCAWKKAGYPEHEGPKKSVQKKYEGSDRQARGAVMTVLRKAQHTVSSEELQECWPDHAQLGRAITGLLQDGLIELVADDSYQLPA; encoded by the coding sequence GTGCAGCAAGAGATTATTGACTGGTTTGAGGCCGAGGGCAGAGATCTTCCCTGGCGCCAGCCCGGTTTCACCCCATGGGGTTCACTGGTCTCAGAATTTATGCTTCAGCAAACCCCTGTAGCTCGTGTCATTCCCAAGCTGGAGGAATTCCTCACACGTTGGCCAACCCCGGCAGCGCTCGCGGCATCACCGTCTGGTGATGCTGTGCGAGCATGGGCGAATCTCGGCTATCCCCGCAGGGCACTGTGGTTACACCAGTGTGCTGTCACGATTGTGGAGAAGTTCAACGGTGAAGTCCCCCGTAATGTTGAGGACTTACTCTCTCTCCCAGGCGTCGGACCCTACACCGCGCGAGCAGTAGCAGTCTTTGCTTTCGGTGCACACGAACCTGTGGTGGATACCAACATTCGCCGCGTTATTGCCCGTCACAATCAAGGAAACGCTGATCAAGGACCACCCTCAACCAAACGAGACCTTGAGGCAATGACAGCACTATTACCTTCGCCAGATAACTCTCCAGCTTTCAACGCGGGAATCATGGAGCTGGGCGCCCTTGTTTGCACAGCGCGAAATCCTCGCTGTGACGTGTGTCCGATAGCCCACACCTGTGCATGGAAAAAGGCGGGCTATCCCGAACATGAGGGACCAAAGAAATCCGTGCAGAAAAAGTATGAGGGTAGTGATCGCCAGGCTCGGGGTGCTGTGATGACGGTTCTGAGGAAAGCGCAACACACAGTCAGCTCAGAAGAGCTTCAGGAATGTTGGCCAGATCATGCACAGCTCGGACGGGCGATAACGGGACTATTGCAAGATGGTCTCATCGAGCTTGTCGCTGATGACAGTTACCAACTGCCGGCGTAG
- the infB gene encoding translation initiation factor IF-2 — protein sequence MAAKPRVHEVAAEYGIDSKLALAKLKDLGEFVKGPSSTIEPPVARKLRNALEAEGMKPVPAGEAAPAAKSASKAPAKAAPAAEAPAAPAAPTPGPAAPKAEEKPAPAPEAPQTPAADAPAPKAAGGTRPGNNPFASAQGMGTRPAGAPRPGNNPFASAQGMGTRPAGSPSPGSIPRPMAPRPGGMPRPGGAGGVGRPGGPGRGGAGAGAGFQRPAGGGGFRQGAPGGAPGGAGAPARPGFGPNRPPAGGGGGGGRGRGPGGGTAGAFGRGGGKSKARKSKRTKRAEFELREAPSLGGVSVPRGDGNTVIRLRRGASLADFADKINATPANLVTVLFHLGEMATATESIDEATFEILGEELGFKIQIVSPEEEDKELLDAFNIDLEQELADENDEDLEVRPPVVTVMGHVDHGKTRLLDAIRKTNVIAGEAGGITQHIGAYQVHANHDGVDRLITFIDTPGHEAFTAMRARGAQVTDIAILVVAADDGIMPQTIEALNHAQAANVPIVVAVNKVDKPDANPAKVRQQLTEYNLVAEEYGGDVMFVDVSALSGLGITELLDAVLLTADAGLDLRANPNKDARGIAIEARLDKGRGAVATVLIESGTLRVGDAIVAGTAYGRVRAMVDENGTAVEAATPSRPVQVQGLSSVPRAGDTFLVTEDDRTARQIAEKREAAERNAQLAKARKRISLEDFTKALEDGKVESLNLIIKGDVSGAVEALEESLLKIEVDESVQLRIIHRGVGAVTESDVNLATVDNAVIIGFNVRPDTKARERALREGVDIRFYSVIYSALEDIENSLKGMLKPEFEEVQSGVAEIREIFRSSKFGNIAGCIVRSGTITRNSKARVIREGIVIADGLAIESLRRFKDDATEVKTDFECGIGLGKYNDIQIGDEIETIELKEKPRV from the coding sequence GTGGCTGCCAAACCACGCGTACACGAAGTTGCTGCCGAATACGGCATCGACAGCAAGCTTGCTCTAGCCAAGCTGAAAGATCTCGGTGAGTTCGTTAAGGGACCATCGTCAACAATTGAGCCTCCCGTAGCGCGCAAGCTACGTAATGCCTTAGAGGCAGAGGGCATGAAGCCAGTTCCTGCTGGCGAAGCTGCACCTGCTGCGAAGAGCGCATCAAAGGCGCCTGCTAAAGCTGCGCCTGCTGCTGAAGCTCCAGCGGCACCTGCTGCGCCCACACCTGGTCCGGCTGCACCCAAGGCGGAAGAAAAGCCCGCACCTGCACCAGAAGCTCCTCAAACTCCAGCTGCTGATGCACCTGCACCAAAGGCTGCCGGTGGCACACGCCCCGGAAATAACCCCTTTGCTTCTGCACAGGGCATGGGTACACGCCCTGCCGGCGCACCACGTCCAGGAAACAACCCCTTCGCTTCCGCACAGGGCATGGGAACCCGCCCCGCAGGTTCGCCTTCCCCCGGAAGTATTCCTCGCCCGATGGCTCCTCGCCCAGGTGGCATGCCACGTCCCGGTGGAGCCGGTGGCGTAGGTCGCCCCGGTGGTCCAGGTCGTGGAGGCGCAGGTGCCGGTGCTGGATTCCAGCGCCCAGCTGGCGGCGGCGGATTCCGTCAAGGTGCTCCTGGTGGAGCTCCGGGTGGTGCTGGTGCACCAGCACGCCCTGGTTTCGGCCCTAACCGCCCACCTGCAGGTGGTGGTGGCGGTGGCGGTCGTGGCCGTGGCCCCGGCGGTGGAACCGCTGGTGCGTTCGGTCGTGGCGGCGGAAAGTCCAAAGCACGTAAGTCGAAGAGAACGAAAAGAGCAGAGTTTGAACTCCGCGAGGCACCTTCGCTTGGTGGCGTAAGTGTTCCTCGTGGTGATGGCAACACTGTTATTCGTTTGCGCCGCGGTGCATCACTTGCTGACTTTGCTGACAAGATCAATGCAACCCCAGCAAACCTGGTAACTGTTCTCTTCCACCTCGGTGAGATGGCAACAGCAACTGAATCAATTGACGAAGCAACTTTCGAAATTCTCGGTGAAGAACTGGGCTTCAAAATCCAGATTGTTTCCCCTGAAGAAGAAGACAAGGAACTGCTCGACGCGTTTAACATCGATCTTGAGCAAGAACTTGCTGACGAAAACGATGAAGATCTCGAGGTGCGTCCCCCTGTTGTGACGGTGATGGGTCACGTTGACCACGGTAAGACTCGTTTGCTCGATGCCATCCGTAAGACCAACGTCATCGCTGGCGAAGCCGGTGGAATTACTCAGCACATCGGTGCCTACCAGGTTCACGCAAACCATGATGGTGTTGACCGTCTGATTACCTTCATTGACACCCCTGGTCACGAGGCGTTTACCGCTATGCGTGCTCGTGGTGCGCAGGTAACTGACATCGCAATCCTGGTTGTTGCTGCAGATGACGGCATCATGCCTCAGACCATTGAGGCATTGAACCACGCCCAGGCAGCCAATGTGCCTATCGTGGTTGCTGTCAACAAGGTGGACAAGCCTGATGCGAACCCTGCAAAGGTTCGCCAGCAGCTCACTGAGTACAACCTCGTAGCCGAAGAATACGGTGGAGACGTCATGTTCGTTGACGTTTCTGCACTCTCTGGTTTGGGTATTACTGAACTTCTGGATGCTGTTCTGCTGACCGCAGATGCAGGTCTGGATCTGCGCGCTAACCCCAACAAGGATGCTCGCGGTATCGCCATTGAAGCACGTCTGGACAAGGGACGCGGTGCTGTTGCTACCGTGCTCATCGAGTCAGGAACACTTCGCGTGGGTGACGCCATCGTGGCAGGTACTGCCTACGGTCGCGTTCGTGCCATGGTGGATGAGAACGGTACTGCAGTTGAAGCTGCAACCCCATCACGTCCTGTCCAGGTGCAGGGGCTGTCTTCAGTGCCTCGTGCTGGCGACACCTTCCTGGTTACCGAAGATGACCGTACTGCTCGTCAGATTGCTGAAAAGCGTGAGGCTGCTGAACGTAATGCTCAGCTGGCTAAGGCTCGTAAGCGCATCTCGCTTGAAGACTTCACCAAGGCTCTTGAGGATGGCAAGGTTGAATCTCTCAACCTCATTATCAAGGGTGACGTTTCCGGTGCTGTTGAAGCTCTGGAAGAGTCTCTACTCAAGATTGAGGTTGATGAGAGCGTACAACTACGCATCATCCACCGCGGTGTTGGTGCTGTTACCGAGAGCGATGTCAACCTGGCTACAGTCGACAACGCAGTCATCATCGGCTTCAACGTTCGACCTGACACCAAGGCACGCGAGCGTGCTTTGCGTGAAGGTGTTGACATCCGCTTCTACTCGGTCATCTACTCGGCACTGGAAGATATTGAGAACTCCCTCAAGGGCATGCTCAAGCCAGAGTTTGAAGAAGTTCAGTCCGGTGTTGCAGAGATCCGCGAAATCTTCCGCTCGAGCAAGTTCGGCAACATTGCTGGATGTATTGTGCGCAGCGGAACAATTACACGTAACTCGAAGGCACGCGTTATCCGCGAGGGTATCGTTATCGCCGATGGCCTGGCCATCGAGTCTCTGCGTCGTTTCAAGGACGATGCCACCGAAGTCAAGACTGACTTCGAGTGTGGTATCGGTCTGGGTAAGTACAACGACATCCAAATCGGCGATGAGATCGAGACCATCGAACTCAAGGAAAAGCCCCGCGTATAA